Sequence from the Gloeocapsa sp. PCC 73106 genome:
TATATTCGCAATTCAGTCAAGATAGTCATAGATGCTTATCATGGGGACTTGCAGTTTTACGTATCAGATTCAAGCGATCCCATCATCCAAACTTGGTCAAAAATCTTTGGGGGGCTTTTCCAGCCCTTAGAAAATATGCCAGATACTTTAACTAGTCATATACGCTATCCCCAAGACCTTTTTAGAACTCAATCTGAACGCTTGTTGATTTACCATATGCTCGATCCACAAGTATTTTACAATCGCGAGGATCAATGGCGTATTCCCAAAGAAATCTATGGTTCAGAATTATTAGAGGTAGAACCATACTATTTGATTATTAAGCTCCCGACGGGCTCTCAAGAAGAGTTTATTCTGGTTAATCTGTATACTCCCGACGCTAGAAATAATCTAATCGCTATGTTTTTTGGTCTTTCTGATGGAAAAAACTATGGCAGGGCTGTGACTTATGTCCTACCAAAGCAAAGATCAGTCTATGGTACAGAGCAAATTGAAGCGCGCATCAATCAAGATCCGATAATTTCCCAGCAAATTTCTCTGTGGAATAACCGAGGGTCTAAAGTAATCCAAGGTAATTTGTTAGTAATTCCCATTGAGCAATCTCTGTTGTATGTCGAGCCTATTTATTTAGAAGCGGAACAAAATAGCTTACCCACTCTAGTAAGAGTAATCGTAGTCTATCAAAATCAGATTGTCATGGCTGAAAGTTTAAACAAAGGTCTAAAGGCGCTGTTTGAGCCATTATCTCAGGAAGAACCCGCTATTATCAGACCTTTCGATGAAATTGAGCCAGATATTAACTCTCTCGAACGGTATCAGAATTGACCACAATTAGAGTACCTCACCCTATAATCTTGGAAAATGAATATAAGCAGTGAGAAACAATTGAATGGATACTTTAAAACTTCTCTCTTCTGATCTTGAGCTAGATTTGGGGGATTTTTTGCCTCTTTTGCAAACTTTAATTCGTGAACCTTCGGTTGTGGGAAGCGAAGATTCTTTTTTTCGGGTGTTGATGCGAGAATTAAAAGAAGTAGGTGCTCAAGTTGATTACTACCAAGGCGTTCTCGTCGCTCAAGGGAATCACCCCGAACAATTAATTCTTTCAGCTCACATCGATCGCCATGGTTTGTTATGTACGGGTCCTAATGAGTTTCAATACGCGGCTTTTATCGCTAGCAATAAGGCTGATTTAAACGGCGATTCTGTTTCCGAACAAATGATGTACACTGTTGAGAATCGCTTTCAAAATCAGCGAGTTCAAGCTCATTTACCCTATACGGGTACTTATTTAGGACAAGGATGTATTGTCAATTCCTATATTTGTCCCGCTCGCAAAAATTTGATTTTCGAATTAGATGGCTTGGATTTTTTGCAACCTGGTACCCCTGTTTCTTTTCTAGATCGCTTGGAAGTAAAAAACGGTTATGCTTCTGCTCAATTAGATAATGTCTTGAGTGTGGCTATTTTGGTTTACTTATTTCGTTGTGGTTTTCAGGGAACCGCTTTATTTACCGCTCAAGAAGAAGCAGGAAGAAGTTGGCGCTACGCTTTGAGCTGGTTTTACCGTCAACATATCGCCACTGAACGTTTAATCGTGATCGATACTAGCCCCTATCCTACAACAGAAGCCGCAAACGCTCAACAACTAGTCCTGCGTCACAAAGATGCTAGCGCTCCTTTTGCTGTGGGAATAACCAGGGAATTAGAACAACTCTGTAAAACTCTCGGTATTAATATAACTTACAAAGATATTTATATAGAGGAGCAAAATCTCACCAGAACTAAACCTCATTCTTTGGGACGTACTGAACTCGGACGTCTGATCGCCGCTAGCGATGGTAAGATCAACGGGACAACTATACAAATTCCCACTACGGGTTATCATACTCCCCACGAGACCGCTTCTTTATCTTCTATCGCCGCAGCTATTAAGCTTTTGATGTCTTACATCTAAAAAAAAGTTTGACTATTTTTGGCTTTTCATGTTATACTCAATAAAGTTTGTACGTTAAGGCTCAGTAGCTCAGTTGGTTAGAGCATAGGACTCATAAGCCTGGGGTCGGCAGTTCAAATCTGCCTTGAGCCATTTACATAATACAATACTTTCAGTCTAAATCGCCCTGTGTGCAAGTCTTGTAAATTTGCCCAGGGCCTTTTTATATTTCGCCTAAAATACCCTAAGACACCTTCAAAGTCCTTCAAATGACCACTCATTTTAGGCTTAATTTAGGCGCAAATTTATGGAGTTTGAAATAAGATTAAATCAAGTTAACGAACGTCTCAAGCAAGATGGCTATAAGTTAAAGATTGCTCTGAATCGAATGGGCAATTTATTGGTATTGCGAGGTACTTTTCCTGCTAAACCTAATTCGGACAGAACTAAAGCTTATCAGCAAAGACTTTTCCTGGGTCTTCCGGCGAATCCCAGGGGTCTTAAGGAAGCTGAACGAGAAGCGAAGTATATTGGTGCTTTGCTTGAACGTCGCGAGTTTTCTTGGGAACCTTATCTGGTTCATCAGAAGCAGGAAGAGGTGGATACTTGTGAAGCGTGGATCGCTCGTTTTGAGGAAGATTATTTCTCTAAAAGAAAGCGCACTCACCAAACCGAGACGACTTGGAAGTTTGACTATCTCAATGCTTTTAAAAAGTTACCTGCAGTAGGCTCGTCTTTGACGGCTGAATTACTCAAAGAGGTAATCCTGAGTACTGAACCTGATACCAGAACTAGAAAGCGTGTGTGTATGGTATTTAAAGCTTTGGCTGAATTTGCTCATCTTAATCTGGATGTAAAGGATTTAAAAGGAAGTTATGAAGCACGCGCTAAAAGTCCTCTGGAACTTCCAGACGATGCTCTTATTTTTCAATACTACTACCAAATTCGTAACCCTGGTTGGCGTTGGATTTATGGCTTAATGGCTACTTACGGTTTACGTCCTCATGAGGCTTTTCGAGTTGATTTTGAGAGAATTAAACTGGGTGATCAGGTTATTTATGTAGAAGAACATACTAAAACAGGTTCTCGAGAGGTATGGCCGATTTACCCGGAGTGGTATGATCAGTTTAATCTTCAAGATGTAATTTTACCTCCAATTAACTTAGATCGCCCTAATGCGAGTGTGGGTAATTTGGTGACTCAATACCTTCGTAGAGACGCAAAATTACCTTTTACTCCCTATGCTTTGCGTCATGCTTGGGCGGTGAGGACATTGAGTTTTCATCTTCCTGTATCTTTAGCAGCGCAGCAGATGGGTCATTCGGTGGAGGTACATACTAAAACCTATCATCGCTGGATTACTCGCGATCATCATCAAAAGGCTTTTGAAGCGTTAATGAATCGACCAGATCGCCCTCTACCTCCTAGTGATTAGGATTTCCGTAGTATTTTTACTTCCTTTCCTTTTTTAGAGAAGGGGGGTAAAATTTTTGAAGCTTATGCTAATAATATTGAGGCAAAAAATAAAATTTATTAAATATAATCTTAGGTTAGTATTATCTATAAATAAAGGTTAAATATAAAGTTAAAATATGCCGAATTGGAGAGTTACTAGAAAATATATCGAATATGGATGGGATTATTTTTTAAGAAAGTTTAGACCCCTCAAATATATCAATCATGTAATCACACTTAGTTTGACGATTCTGTTATTATTTACTAGGCTAAATGGTATTGTCAACAGGGATTTTCCTTTTATTCCTCAAGCGCTTATTTTATTGATAACCAATAAAACTAATTTTTACTTATTTTTTATTTCACTAGTCATAATACAAATTCTAGGATGGTTTGGTGATGGCAAACAGAAATCAAAAGAAAGAGAAATTTTGGCAGACACAATCAAAGACATTATCATACCAGCAATTGATAAAGAACTTAATGAACTGAGGCAAAAATTTATTAACGAACGAGAAATAACCGAAAATATACGTATTTCATTGTTCGTACCTACCAAAATAAATCTTTGGCAATGGGAATTACAAATGGTTTGTCGAACCTTAAATATTCCTCAAAAAGAACTTAAGGCATCCTTTGCTCTAAATGAAGGAGTTTTAGGCTATGCTTTTCTTAAAAATCAAAAATATTGTGTTGAGTTCGTTGATGTGACTGATGAAACTCAATTGCCTGATACCTACAAACCTCTGAAAAAAGATAACGAAGTACTGATAAACCCCAAAATTAAAGGGGTTTTAGTAGTAGCCGCCTTTCAAGAAGGTTCAATTGCGGGA
This genomic interval carries:
- a CDS encoding peptidase; translation: MDTLKLLSSDLELDLGDFLPLLQTLIREPSVVGSEDSFFRVLMRELKEVGAQVDYYQGVLVAQGNHPEQLILSAHIDRHGLLCTGPNEFQYAAFIASNKADLNGDSVSEQMMYTVENRFQNQRVQAHLPYTGTYLGQGCIVNSYICPARKNLIFELDGLDFLQPGTPVSFLDRLEVKNGYASAQLDNVLSVAILVYLFRCGFQGTALFTAQEEAGRSWRYALSWFYRQHIATERLIVIDTSPYPTTEAANAQQLVLRHKDASAPFAVGITRELEQLCKTLGINITYKDIYIEEQNLTRTKPHSLGRTELGRLIAASDGKINGTTIQIPTTGYHTPHETASLSSIAAAIKLLMSYI